A DNA window from Grus americana isolate bGruAme1 chromosome 27, bGruAme1.mat, whole genome shotgun sequence contains the following coding sequences:
- the SCN1B gene encoding sodium channel subunit beta-1, which yields MLFPGLSLFLGLLMAGGAQGGCVEVASGTEAVLGAPFRLLCIACKRRSETPAQAEGEWFFRPEGAPHFQKILHYSPEEGQWVAPGPFQGVLAWNGSRGTRDLQDLSVRLSAVGRPHAGLYVCRLRRNLTFEGYVYSLARNKTLRLAVVDTARRDLASIVSEILMYVLIVVLTLWLAAEMLYCYRKVAAAAPPPDSA from the exons ATGTTGTTCCCCGGCCTCTCGCTTTTCCTCGGTCTCCTCATGG ccGGGGGGGCCCAGGGGGGGTGCGTGGAGGTGGCTTCGGGGACGGAGGCGGTTTTGGGGGCCCCCTTCCGCCTGCTCTGCATCGCCTGCAAGCGCCGCAGCGAGACCCCCGCCCAGGCCGAGGGCGAGTGGTTCTTCCGTCCCGAGGGGGCCCCCCACTTCCAGAAg ATCCTGCACTACAGCCCGGAGGAGGGGCAGTGGGTGGCCCCCGGCCCGTTCCAGGGGGTGCTGGCCTGGAACGGCTCGCGGGGCACGCGGGACCTGCAGGACCTCTCGGTGCGGCTCTCGGCCGTGGGGCGGCCCCACGCCGGGCTCTACGTGTGCCGCCTGCGCCGCAACCTCACCTTCGAGGGCTACGTCTACAGCCTGGCCCGCAACAAGACCCTGCGGCTGGCCGTCGTGGACACGG CGCGGCGGGACCTGGCGTCGATCGTGTCGGAGATCCTGATGTACGTGCTGATCGTGGTGCTGACCCTCTGGCTGGCGGCCGAGATGCTCTACTGCTACCGCAAGGTggcggccgcggccccgccccccgaCAGCGCGTGA
- the PSMC4 gene encoding 26S proteasome regulatory subunit 6B isoform X1: protein MEELGLLGEKPQVWDELPALATPRPPTALSFLVPEPEDLEDLYSRYKKLQQELEFLEVQEEYIKDEQKNLKKEFLHAQEEVKRIQSIPLVIGQFLEAVDQNTAIVGSTTGSNYYVRILSTIDRELLKPNASVALHKHSNALVDVLPPEADSSIMMLTSDQKPDVMYADIGGMDIQKQEVREAVELPLTHFELYKQIGIDPPRGVLMYGPPGCGKTMLAKAVAHHTTAAFIRVVGSEFVQKYLGEGPRMVRDVFRLAKENAPAIIFIDEIDAIATKRFDAQTGADREVQRILLELLNQMDGFDQNVNVKVIMATNRADTLDPALLRPGRLDRKIEFPLPDRRQKRLIFSTITGKMNLSEEVDLEDYVARPDKISGADINSICQEGGMLAVRENRYIVLAKDFEKAYKTVIKKDEQEHEFYK, encoded by the exons atggaggagctggggctgctgggagagAAGCCGCAGGTTTGG GATGAGCTGCCCGCTCTGGCCACCCCTCGCCCCCCCACCGCTCTGTCCTTCCTGGTGCCAGAACCTGAGGACCTGGAGGACCTCTACAGCCGCTACAAG aagctgcagcaggagctggagttCCTGGAAGTGCAGGAGGAGTACATCAAGGATGAGCAGAAGAACCTGAAGAAGGAGTTCCTCCACGCCCAGGAGGAGGTGAAGAGGATCCAGAGCATCCCCTTGGTCATCGGGCAGTTCCTGGAGGCCGTCGATCAGAACACGGCCATCGTGGGATCCACCACCG GCTCCAACTACTACGTGAGGATCTTGAGCACCATCGACCGGGAGCTGCTGAAGCCCAACGCCTCGGTGGCCCTGCACAAGCACAGCAACGCGCTGGTGGACGTCCTCCCACCCGAGGCCGACAGCAGCATCATGATGCTGACGTCAG ACCAGAAGCCGGACGTGATGTACGCCGACATCGGGGGCATGGACATCCAGAAGCAGGAGGTGCGGGAGGCCGTGGAGCTGCCCCTCACCCACTTTGAGCTCTACAAGCAG ATCGGCATTGACCCCCCACGGGGCGTCCTCATGTACGGACCTCCCGGTTGCGGCAAGACCATGTTGGCCAAGGCCGTGGCCCACCACACCACAG CCGCCTTCATCCGGGTGGTGGGCTCGGAGTTCGTGCAGAAGTACCTGGGGGAAGGTCCTCGCATGGTGCGCGACGTCTTCCGCCTGGCCAAGGAGAACGCCCCTGCCATCATCTTCATCGACGAGATCGACGCCATCGCCACCAAGCGCTTCGACGCCCAGACCGGGG CCGACCGGGAGGTTCAACGCATCCTCCTGGAGCTCCTCAACCAGATGGACGGCTTCGACCAGAACGTCAATGTCAAG GTGATCATGGCCACCAACCGAGCAGACACCTTGGACCCGGCGTTGTTGCGTCCTGGTCGGTTGGATCGGAAAATTGAATTCCCGTTGCCCGACCGACGTCAGAAACGTCTCATCTTCTCCACCATCACCGGCAAGATGAACCTCTCGGAGGAGGTGGACCTCGAGGACT aTGTGGCACGTCCGGACAAGATCTCAGGGGCGGACATCAACTCCATCTGCCAGGAG GGTGGCATGCTGGCCGTGCGGGAGAACCGGTACATCGTGTTGGCCAAGGACTTTGAGAAGGCCTACAAGACCGTCATCAAGAAGGACGAGCAGGAGCACGAGTTCTACAAGTGA
- the PSMC4 gene encoding 26S proteasome regulatory subunit 6B isoform X2: MEELGLLGEKPQDELPALATPRPPTALSFLVPEPEDLEDLYSRYKKLQQELEFLEVQEEYIKDEQKNLKKEFLHAQEEVKRIQSIPLVIGQFLEAVDQNTAIVGSTTGSNYYVRILSTIDRELLKPNASVALHKHSNALVDVLPPEADSSIMMLTSDQKPDVMYADIGGMDIQKQEVREAVELPLTHFELYKQIGIDPPRGVLMYGPPGCGKTMLAKAVAHHTTAAFIRVVGSEFVQKYLGEGPRMVRDVFRLAKENAPAIIFIDEIDAIATKRFDAQTGADREVQRILLELLNQMDGFDQNVNVKVIMATNRADTLDPALLRPGRLDRKIEFPLPDRRQKRLIFSTITGKMNLSEEVDLEDYVARPDKISGADINSICQEGGMLAVRENRYIVLAKDFEKAYKTVIKKDEQEHEFYK, translated from the exons atggaggagctggggctgctgggagagAAGCCGCAG GATGAGCTGCCCGCTCTGGCCACCCCTCGCCCCCCCACCGCTCTGTCCTTCCTGGTGCCAGAACCTGAGGACCTGGAGGACCTCTACAGCCGCTACAAG aagctgcagcaggagctggagttCCTGGAAGTGCAGGAGGAGTACATCAAGGATGAGCAGAAGAACCTGAAGAAGGAGTTCCTCCACGCCCAGGAGGAGGTGAAGAGGATCCAGAGCATCCCCTTGGTCATCGGGCAGTTCCTGGAGGCCGTCGATCAGAACACGGCCATCGTGGGATCCACCACCG GCTCCAACTACTACGTGAGGATCTTGAGCACCATCGACCGGGAGCTGCTGAAGCCCAACGCCTCGGTGGCCCTGCACAAGCACAGCAACGCGCTGGTGGACGTCCTCCCACCCGAGGCCGACAGCAGCATCATGATGCTGACGTCAG ACCAGAAGCCGGACGTGATGTACGCCGACATCGGGGGCATGGACATCCAGAAGCAGGAGGTGCGGGAGGCCGTGGAGCTGCCCCTCACCCACTTTGAGCTCTACAAGCAG ATCGGCATTGACCCCCCACGGGGCGTCCTCATGTACGGACCTCCCGGTTGCGGCAAGACCATGTTGGCCAAGGCCGTGGCCCACCACACCACAG CCGCCTTCATCCGGGTGGTGGGCTCGGAGTTCGTGCAGAAGTACCTGGGGGAAGGTCCTCGCATGGTGCGCGACGTCTTCCGCCTGGCCAAGGAGAACGCCCCTGCCATCATCTTCATCGACGAGATCGACGCCATCGCCACCAAGCGCTTCGACGCCCAGACCGGGG CCGACCGGGAGGTTCAACGCATCCTCCTGGAGCTCCTCAACCAGATGGACGGCTTCGACCAGAACGTCAATGTCAAG GTGATCATGGCCACCAACCGAGCAGACACCTTGGACCCGGCGTTGTTGCGTCCTGGTCGGTTGGATCGGAAAATTGAATTCCCGTTGCCCGACCGACGTCAGAAACGTCTCATCTTCTCCACCATCACCGGCAAGATGAACCTCTCGGAGGAGGTGGACCTCGAGGACT aTGTGGCACGTCCGGACAAGATCTCAGGGGCGGACATCAACTCCATCTGCCAGGAG GGTGGCATGCTGGCCGTGCGGGAGAACCGGTACATCGTGTTGGCCAAGGACTTTGAGAAGGCCTACAAGACCGTCATCAAGAAGGACGAGCAGGAGCACGAGTTCTACAAGTGA